In Canis lupus dingo isolate Sandy chromosome 12, ASM325472v2, whole genome shotgun sequence, the following proteins share a genomic window:
- the TNF gene encoding tumor necrosis factor, which translates to MSTESMIRDVELAEEPLPKKAGGPPGSRRCFCLSLFSFLLVAGATTLFCLLHFGVIGPQREELPNGLQLISPLAQTVKSSSRTPSDKPVAHVVANPEAEGQLQWLSRRANALLANGVELTDNQLIVPSDGLYLIYSQVLFKGQGCPSTHVLLTHTISRFAVSYQTKVNLLSAIKSPCQRETPEGTEAKPWYEPIYLGGVFQLEKGDRLSAEINLPNYLDFAESGQVYFGIIAL; encoded by the exons ATGAGCACTGAAAGCATGATCCGGGACGTGGAGCTGGCCGAGGAGCCGCTCCCCAAGAAGGCGGGGGGCCCCCCGGGCTCCAGAAGGTGCTTCTGCCTcagcctcttctccttcctcctcgtCGCAGGGGCCACCACACTCTTCTGCCTGCTGCACTTTGGAGTGATCGGCCCCCAGAGGGAAGAG CTCCCAAATGGCCTCCAACTAATCAGCCCTCTTGCCCAGACAGTCA aATCATCTTCTCGAACCCCAAGTGACAAGCCAGTAGCTCATGTTGTAG cAAACCCCGAAGCTgaggggcagctccagtggctgaGCCGACGTGCCAATGCCCTCCTGGCCAACGGCGTGGAGCTGACAGACAACCAGCTGATAGTGCCGTCAGATGGGTTGTACCTCATCTACTCCCAGGTCCTCTTCAAGGGCCAAGGGTGCCCTTCCACCCATGTGCTCCTCACCCACACCATCAGCCGCTTCGCCGTCTCCTACCAGACAAAGGTCAACCTACTCTCTGCCATCAAGAGCCCTTGCCAAAGGGAGACCCCAGAGGGGACCGAGGCCAAGCCCTGGTACGAGCCCATCTACCTGGGAGGGGTCTTCCAACTGGAGAAGGGTGATCGACTCAGCGCTGAGATCAATCTGCCTAACTATCTGGACTTTGCCGAGTCCGGGCAGGTGTACTTTGGAATCATTGCCCTGTAA
- the LTA gene encoding lymphotoxin-alpha, whose protein sequence is MTPPGRLYLLRVRSAPVLLLLGLLLGLPPGAQGFPGVGISPSAARTAYQHPQKHFIQGTLKPAAHLIGDPSIQNSLRWRANTDRAFLRHGFSLSNNSLLVPTSGLYFVYSQVVFSGEGCFPKATPTPLYLAHEVQLFSSQYPFHVPLLSAQKSVCPGPQGPWVRSVYQGAVFLLTQGDQLSTHTDGISHLLLSPSSVFFGAFAL, encoded by the exons ATGACACCACCTGGAAGGCTCTACCTCCTGAGGGTGCGCAGCgcccccgtcctcctcctcctggggctgctgctgggacTGCCGCCTGGGGCCCAG GGGTTTCCTGGTGTCGGCATCTCACCCTCGGCTGCCCGGACTGCCTACCAGCACCCTCAGAAGCACTTCATACAAGGCACCCTCAAACCTGCTGCTCATCTTATTG GAGACCCCAGCATCCAGAACTCGCTGCGCTGGAGAGCAAACACGGATCGTGCCTTCCTCCGCCATGGCTTCTCTCTGAGCAACAATTCCCTCCTGGTCCCCACCAGTGGCCTCTACTTTGTCTACTCCCAGGTGGTCTTCTCAGGGGAAGGCTGCTTCCCcaaggccacccccaccccactctacCTGGCCCATGAGGTCCAGCTCTTTTCCTCCCAGTACCCCTTCCATGTGCCTCTCCTCAGTGCTCAGAAGTCTGTGTGCCCAGGGCCACAGGGACCTTGGGTGCGCTCTGTGTACCAGGGAGCTGTGTTCCTGCTTACCCAGGGAGACCAGCTATCCACTCACACCGATGGCATCTCCCACCTACTCCTCAGCCCCAGTAGTGTCTTCTTTGGAGCCTTCGCTCTgtag
- the LTB gene encoding lymphotoxin-beta isoform X1: MGALWLEGWGRRPQGKGCLLLAVAGATSLVTLLLAVPITVLAVRALVPQEPGGGLVTRTADPGMQAQAQQRLGSQELPEEEAEADFSSRLPAAHLIGAWTKGQGLGWEAKKEEAFLRSGTLFSGAEGLALPRDGLYYLYCHVGYRGRAPPAGRGPPDPPVTLRSRLFRAGGAYGPGSPELLLEGAETVTPAPGPARPREYGPLWYTSVGFGGLVQLRRGERVYVNISHPDMVDYRRGKTFFGAVMVG, translated from the exons ATGGGGGCACTGTGGCTAGAGGGCTGGGGTAGGAGGCCCCAGGGGAAGGGCTGCCTCCTGCTGGCTGTGGCAGGAGCCACTTCCCTGGTGACCCTGCTGCTGGCTGTGCCTATCACTGTCTTGGCTGTGAGGGCCTTGGTGCCCCAGGAGCCAGGAGGAGGACTG GTAACCAGGACCGCTGACCCGGGGatgcaggcccaggcccagcagcGATTGG GGTCACAGGAGCTgccagaggaggaagcagaagcaGATTTCAGTTCCAGGCTCCCCGCCGCCCACCTCATAG GCGCCTGGACCAAGGGGCAGGGCCTCGGCTGGGAGGCGAAGAAAGAGGAGGCGTTTCTGAGGAGCGGGACGCTGTTCTCGGGCGCCGAGGGGCTGGCGCTCCCCCGGGACGGCCTCTACTACCTCTACTGTCACGTCGGCTACCGGGGCCgggcgccccctgccggccggGGCCCGCCCGACCCCCCGGTGACGCTGCGCAGCCGCCTGTTCCGCGCGGGGGGCGCCTACGGGCCCGGGTCTCCCGAGCTGCTGCTGGAGGGCGCGGAGACCGTcaccccggcccccggcccggcccggccgcgcgAGTACGGGCCGCTCTGGTACACGAGCGTGGGCTTCGGCGGCCTGGTACAGCTCCGCAGGGGCGAGCGCGTGTACGTCAACATCAGTCACCCCGATATGGTGGACTACCGCCGGGGGAAGACCTTCTTCGGGGCGGTGATGGTGGGCTGA
- the LTB gene encoding lymphotoxin-beta isoform X2: protein MGALWLEGWGRRPQGKGCLLLAVAGATSLVTLLLAVPITVLAVRALVPQEPGGGLGHRSCQRRKQKQISVPGSPPPTS, encoded by the exons ATGGGGGCACTGTGGCTAGAGGGCTGGGGTAGGAGGCCCCAGGGGAAGGGCTGCCTCCTGCTGGCTGTGGCAGGAGCCACTTCCCTGGTGACCCTGCTGCTGGCTGTGCCTATCACTGTCTTGGCTGTGAGGGCCTTGGTGCCCCAGGAGCCAGGAGGAGGACTG GGTCACAGGAGCTgccagaggaggaagcagaagcaGATTTCAGTTCCAGGCTCCCCGCCGCCCACCTCATAG